A genomic region of Sander vitreus isolate 19-12246 chromosome 11, sanVit1, whole genome shotgun sequence contains the following coding sequences:
- the tnfsf11 gene encoding tumor necrosis factor ligand superfamily member 11: MAATHSDYRGYLRNTVDIEAGQHRFHPVQSSEPTYRPLLFGTLAVMGLLQVASSVAILLHLTGYLQEVHLSTAPHRPIEEVQTEPVLNALRDTRKKGRCKTPKESMASAHLPINQEHQEYSKKGELKPTTIDWDEVHGYCHKMGYQKGKLLVMESGFYYIYAKTCFRYYLVVPLEDSSSQAGVTPVDISNTQLIQYVYHESIKQNSKSVMLMKTGSTMRWNNTSYNMYCAQQGRGVWLEEGDALYVNVSNAWMLDLEREGTYFGAIKLGN; encoded by the exons ATGGCAGCTACCCACAGCGACTACAGAGGCTACCTGCGGAACACCGTCGACATCGAGGCAGGGCAGCACCGCTTCCACCCGGTGCAGAGCTCGGAGCCCACTTACCGGCCGCTCCTATTCGGAACCCTCGCTGTTATGGGATTGCTTCAGGTGGCTTCCAGCGTGGCGATCTTATTACACCTGACAGGTTATCTGCAAGAG GTACATTTGTCCACGGCCCCACATCGGCCCATAGAG GAAGTCCAGACGGAGCCTGTGCTGAACGCGCTGAGAGACACGAGGAAAAAAGGACGGTGCAAAACTCCAAAAGAGAGCATGGCATCAGCTCATCTACCAATCAATCAAGAGCACCAGGAGTACTCTAAGA AGGGTGAGCTGAAGCCCACCACCATTGACTGGGACGAGGTGCATGGATACTGCCACAAAATGGGCTACCAGAAGGGGAAACTGCTGGTGATGGAGTCAGGTTTCTACTATATCTACGCCAAGACCTGCTTCCGCTACTACCTTGTCGTGCCTTTAGAGGACAGCAGCAGCCAGGCCGGGGTCACGCCGGTGGATATTAGCAACACCCAGCTCATCCAGTACGTCTACCACGAGAGCATCAAACAGAACAGCAAGTCGGTGATGCTGATGAAGACGGGCAGCACCATGCGCTGGAACAACACCAGCTATAACATGTACTGCGCCCAGCAGGGCCGAGGCGTCTGGCTGGAGGAGGGAGACGCCTTGTACGTCAATGTGTCCAATGCTTGGATGCTGGACCTGGAGAGAGAAGGGACGTATTTTGGGGCCATAAAGTTGGGTAACTGA